From a single Phragmites australis chromosome 7, lpPhrAust1.1, whole genome shotgun sequence genomic region:
- the LOC133924039 gene encoding alcohol-forming fatty acyl-CoA reductase-like isoform X2, with the protein MSSSPMNSPPHHEMSFIDADNIPFGRNRHVSGRRRSHARLQEEILRVQPDVKKVFLLVRAADTSAAEERVLNEVVGNELFGTLREKYGSSFHSFTKEKISPLAGDIIDENLGLESPKILELSEEIDIIVNGAATTNFYERYDVALASNVLGTKYVCKFANKCPNLKMFLHVSTAYVAREQQGLLLEKPFRIGEMLKQGCHLDIDAELKLVDSIKAELMQSSGNSEQLEKTTMKKLGLKRARHFGWPNTYVFTKAMGEMLVGQFRGDLPVVVVRPSMVSSIYHEPLPGWIEGTRTIDSIIAAYAKQAIPCFIGHGDIILDVIPGDMVVNAMVVAMAIHWSEKGQVVIHVTSSRQNPLSISTAYGIMHRYFSTNPQMGNNGRVIKAKRLLLFKKFGSFRTYMFLKYKLPSEMLHMVNSLLGGSFSRYYNKFNRSYSYFILLAKLYAPYCFFNARFNDTNLERLQTATTRDKSDAHVFDFDPKSIDWDYYFYNIHIPGVLMYAKKK; encoded by the exons ATACTGAGGGTTCAGCCCGATGTGAAGAAGGTTTTCCTCCTGGTGCGAGCTGCTGATAcgtcggcggcggaggagcgtgTCTTGAATGAG GTTGTAGGGAACGAACTATTTGGCACCCTGCGTGAAAAATATGGGTCCAGTTTCCATAGTTTCACCAAAGAAAAGATATCACCTTTAGCCGGAGATATCATCGATGAGAATTTAGGGCTTGAGAGCCCCAAAATATTGGAATTGTCAGAGGAGATTGACATCATCGTTAATGGAGCTGCAACAACAAATTTTTATGAAAG ATATGATGTTGCCTTGGCATCCAATGTCTTGGGAACGAAATACGTCTGCAAGTTTGCGAACAAGTGTCCTAATCTGAAAATGTTCCTTCATGTCTCCACTG CTTATGTAGCTCGTGAGCAACAAGGGCTTCTGTTGGAGAAACCATTTCGGATTGGTGAAATGCTAAAACAAGGTTGCCATTTGGACATCGATGCTGAGTTAAAGTTGGTCGATTCTATCAAGGCAGAACTTATGCAGTCGAGTGGTAACTCGGAGCAGTTAGAGAAGACAACCATGAAGAAACTTGGATTGAAGAG AGCTAGACACTTTGGATGGCCGAACACATATGTGTTCACGAAGGCTATGGGCGAGATGCTTGTTGGGCAGTTCAGGGGTGACCTTCCGGTTGTAGTTGTTCGTCCAAGTATGGTATCCAGCATTTACCATGAGCCACTACCTGGCTGGATAGAAGGGACTAG GACAATTGACTCTATAATTGCTGCTTACGCCAAGCAAGCCATTCCATGTTTCATTGGCCATGGTGATATCATCCTTGATGTG ATTCCCGGAGACATGGTGGTGAATGCAATGGTGGTAGCCATGGCCATTCACTGGAGTGAGAAAGGCCAAGTTGTCATCCATGTGACCTCGTCCCGGCAAAATCCGCTGTCTATCTCTACTGCGTACGGCATTATGCACCGCTACTTTTCTACTAACCCACAGATGGGAAACAATGGGAGGGTCATCAAAGCTAAAAGGTTACTCTTATTCAAGAAATTTGGAAGCTTCCGAACTTACATGTTTCTTAAGTACAAGCTGCCTTCAGAG ATGTTGCATATGGTGAATTCATTGTTGGGTGGATCTTTCTCCCGGTACTACAATAAGTTCAACAGAAGCTATagttattttattcttttggcGAAGTTATATGCACCGTATTGTTTCTTCAATGCCCG CTTCAACGACACAAACTTGGAAAGGCTGCAGACTGCAACAACTAGAGACAAGAGTGACGCCCATGTGTTTGATTTTGATCCCAAGTCCATTGACTGGGATTATTATTTCTACAACATCCACATACCAGGCGTTTTAATGTATGCCAAGAAGAAGTAA
- the LOC133924039 gene encoding alcohol-forming fatty acyl-CoA reductase-like isoform X3: MMMFQTRILLGRMGMYDQYQDWHLDVDNMTYEILRVQPDVKKVFLLVRAADTSAAEERVLNEVVGNELFGTLREKYGSSFHSFTKEKISPLAGDIIDENLGLESPKILELSEEIDIIVNGAATTNFYERYDVALASNVLGTKYVCKFANKCPNLKMFLHVSTAYVAREQQGLLLEKPFRIGEMLKQGCHLDIDAELKLVDSIKAELMQSSGNSEQLEKTTMKKLGLKRARHFGWPNTYVFTKAMGEMLVGQFRGDLPVVVVRPSMVSSIYHEPLPGWIEGTRTIDSIIAAYAKQAIPCFIGHGDIILDVIPGDMVVNAMVVAMAIHWSEKGQVVIHVTSSRQNPLSISTAYGIMHRYFSTNPQMGNNGRVIKAKRLLLFKKFGSFRTYMFLKYKLPSEMLHMVNSLLGGSFSRYYNKFNRSYSYFILLAKLYAPYCFFNARFNDTNLERLQTATTRDKSDAHVFDFDPKSIDWDYYFYNIHIPGVLMYAKKK, encoded by the exons ATGATGATGTTTCAAACAAGGATATTATTGGGAAGGATGGGTATGTATGATCAGTATCAGGATTGGCACCTTGATGTCGATAACATGACATATGAG ATACTGAGGGTTCAGCCCGATGTGAAGAAGGTTTTCCTCCTGGTGCGAGCTGCTGATAcgtcggcggcggaggagcgtgTCTTGAATGAG GTTGTAGGGAACGAACTATTTGGCACCCTGCGTGAAAAATATGGGTCCAGTTTCCATAGTTTCACCAAAGAAAAGATATCACCTTTAGCCGGAGATATCATCGATGAGAATTTAGGGCTTGAGAGCCCCAAAATATTGGAATTGTCAGAGGAGATTGACATCATCGTTAATGGAGCTGCAACAACAAATTTTTATGAAAG ATATGATGTTGCCTTGGCATCCAATGTCTTGGGAACGAAATACGTCTGCAAGTTTGCGAACAAGTGTCCTAATCTGAAAATGTTCCTTCATGTCTCCACTG CTTATGTAGCTCGTGAGCAACAAGGGCTTCTGTTGGAGAAACCATTTCGGATTGGTGAAATGCTAAAACAAGGTTGCCATTTGGACATCGATGCTGAGTTAAAGTTGGTCGATTCTATCAAGGCAGAACTTATGCAGTCGAGTGGTAACTCGGAGCAGTTAGAGAAGACAACCATGAAGAAACTTGGATTGAAGAG AGCTAGACACTTTGGATGGCCGAACACATATGTGTTCACGAAGGCTATGGGCGAGATGCTTGTTGGGCAGTTCAGGGGTGACCTTCCGGTTGTAGTTGTTCGTCCAAGTATGGTATCCAGCATTTACCATGAGCCACTACCTGGCTGGATAGAAGGGACTAG GACAATTGACTCTATAATTGCTGCTTACGCCAAGCAAGCCATTCCATGTTTCATTGGCCATGGTGATATCATCCTTGATGTG ATTCCCGGAGACATGGTGGTGAATGCAATGGTGGTAGCCATGGCCATTCACTGGAGTGAGAAAGGCCAAGTTGTCATCCATGTGACCTCGTCCCGGCAAAATCCGCTGTCTATCTCTACTGCGTACGGCATTATGCACCGCTACTTTTCTACTAACCCACAGATGGGAAACAATGGGAGGGTCATCAAAGCTAAAAGGTTACTCTTATTCAAGAAATTTGGAAGCTTCCGAACTTACATGTTTCTTAAGTACAAGCTGCCTTCAGAG ATGTTGCATATGGTGAATTCATTGTTGGGTGGATCTTTCTCCCGGTACTACAATAAGTTCAACAGAAGCTATagttattttattcttttggcGAAGTTATATGCACCGTATTGTTTCTTCAATGCCCG CTTCAACGACACAAACTTGGAAAGGCTGCAGACTGCAACAACTAGAGACAAGAGTGACGCCCATGTGTTTGATTTTGATCCCAAGTCCATTGACTGGGATTATTATTTCTACAACATCCACATACCAGGCGTTTTAATGTATGCCAAGAAGAAGTAA